Proteins from a genomic interval of Sander vitreus isolate 19-12246 chromosome 6, sanVit1, whole genome shotgun sequence:
- the dbf4 gene encoding protein DBF4 homolog A, translating to MNRMKPKRIQRRNVTGPKWQGKGASTGGDKAALSQAKPTCVSSTAQVKPFAGKVFYLDLPSNRIAETLENDIKNLGGTVEKFFSKEIKYLVSNKREARYVQCLRQDPPVPSPDSGPSSPHPRTNQHQPGTRGDNIKSKSQGQTDSFVQSRGKSLVERVVKEQERVKMNKILSNALEWGVKILYIDDIMAYVQKKKKLVSSLCPATTAVKTSVKAQSEAKQGFQKCKGGRISKPFVKVEDSSRHYRPIYLTMPNMPEFNLKTIPPCSPFCVEDKDPPGNKQPGHRGAKASASEERQHGRKKTRDKKRGGYCECCMIKYENITTHLKSERHKAFSKSDKYLVVDKLVSALQHCNFLHIKTQVERPKCSVSSVLMVPGPCGKTVQRHKGDLDTTEEEQHQTLDGHEGSYSGHTLQIRSDAGSAPLIHREGERRSYYTHSNRSKHKSIAHKRPCRQNSLTSCSQKPEQAPIPQPKMETAPRGECLPSRGTRVNRVDQTITQDMTSSTSHFHNINVQNEASSKCLDVKTNQQEESDKKPDSLVNEDGNMLPDKMTANNLSEREEASLPSLSFSPVRKIQRRVRVYKRKRRKVNAHVEQAKPSDIPNDSRLKLWELFQSSDDMDVEFLGFKD from the exons atgaatagaaTGAAGCCGAAACGCATCCAGAGGCGTAACGTTACAGGACCCAAGTGGCAAg GGAAAGGCGCCAGTACTGGTGGTGACAAAGCAGCCCTGAGCCAAGCTAAGCCAACGTGTGTGTCCTCTACTGCTCAAGTCAAACCTTTTGCTGGGAAAGTATTTTATCTGGATCTGCCATCAAACAGAATAGCAGAGACATTGGAGAATGACATCAAAAACCTGGGAGGG ACTGTTGAGAAGTTCTTCAGTAAGGAAATTAAGTATCTGGTATCCAACAAGCGGGAGGCTAGATATGTGCAGTGCCTCAGGCAGGACCCTCCTGTCCCCAGCCCGGACTCTGGCCCGAGTTCACCTCACCCTCGAACAAACCAGCACCAGCCTGGCACCCGTGGGGACAACATCAAAAGCAAGTCTCAGGGCCAAACAGACTCT tttGTTCAAAGTCGAGGGAAGTCTTTGGTGGAGAGAGTGGTGAAAGAGCAG gagAGGGTGAAAATGAACAAGATCCTGTCAAATGCTCTGGAGTGGGGTGTGAAAATCCTCTACATAGATG ATATAATGGCATAtgttcagaagaaaaaaaagcttgtcAGCAGCCTGTGTCCTGCTaccactgctgtcaaaacaagT GTCAAAGCTCAGTCCGAAGCAAAGCAAGGCTTTCAGAAATGCAAAG GGGGAAGGATCAGTAAACCATTTGTTAAGGTTGAGGATTCAAGCAG ACACTACCGTCCAATCTACCTCACTATGCCTAACATGCCTGAGTTCAACCTGAAGACTATTCCTCCATGTAGTCCTTTCTGTGTCGAGGACAAAGATCCTCCTGGGAACAAACAGCCGGGACACAG AGGTGCGAAAGCGTCAGCCAGTGAAGAGCGACAACACGGCCGAAAGAAGACGAGAGACAAGAAACGAGGCGGCTACTGCGAGTGCTGTATGATCAAATATGAGAACATCACCACG cATCTAAAGAGTGAACGTCACAAGGCTTTCTCCAAGAGTGACAAATACCTGGTGGTGGACAAACTGGTTTCAGCTCTGCAGCACTGCAACTTTCTCCACATCAAAACTCAAGTTGAAag ACCAAagtgcagtgtttcctctgttcTGATGGTTCCTGGACCATGTGGGAAAACTGTGCAAAGACACAAGGGAGATCTTGATACCACAGAAGAAGAGCAGCACCAGACTCTTGATGGGCACGAGGGTTCTTATTCAGGACACACATTACAAATCAGATCAGATGCTGGTTCTGCTCCTCTGATTcacagggagggggagaggaggagctattacacacactcaaacagatcCAAGCACAAATCTATTGCACATAAACGGCCGTGTAGACAGAATTCTTTGACTTCTTGCTCTCAAAAACCTGAGCAAGCTCCAATTCCTCAGCCCAAGATGGAAACGGCTCCTAGAGGTGAATGTCTTCCCTCCAGAGGTACTCGGGTCAACAGGGTGGACCAAACAATAACTCAAGACATGACCAGCTCAACCTCTCACTTCCATAATATTAACGTACAGAATGAAGCTTCTTCAAAATGCCttgatgttaaaacaaatcaaCAAGAGGAGTCTGATAAGAAACCGGATTCCTTAGTGAATGAGGATGGAAACATGTTGCCTGACAAAATGACTGCAAACAACCTCTCAGAAAGGGAAGAAGCAAGCCTTCCTTCACTAAGCTTCTCTCCGGTCCGGAAAATACAGAGGAGGGTGAGAGTTTATAAACGCAAAAGACGGAAAGTAAACGCACACGTTGAACAGGCAAAGCCAAGTGACATTCCCAACGACTCAAGGCTGAAACTTTGGGAACTTTTTCAGTCAAGTGATGACATGGACGTGGAATTTCTGGGCTTTAAGGACTAG
- the slc25a40 gene encoding mitochondrial glutathione transporter SLC25A40, producing the protein MSSPSPAPPACNGITPLQQMVASCSGAILTSLFVTPLDVVKIRLQAQKNPFPKGKCFVYCNGLMDHICVCENGNSKAWYKAPGHFHGTLDAFVKIVRNEGMKALWSGLPPTLVMAVPATVIYFTCYDQLCAALRVRMGDCAQEAPLLAGAIARVGSATVISPLELIRTKLQSQKQSYRELTDCIRSAVQTEGWLSLWRGLGPTLLRDVPFSAMYWYNYEKGKSWLCEHYKTSEPTFTITFVSGALSGSIASIVTLPFDVVKTRRQVKLGELQAKNLSCQDSSSTFSVMSRIVAQDGFGGLLAGFLPRLIKVAPACAIMISSYEFGKAFFRKRNQERILGPLQTSNT; encoded by the exons ATGAGTAGTCCGAGTCCTGCTCCTCCAGCCTGTAATGGCATTACTCCACTCCAACAGATGGTGGCGTCCTGCTCCGGAGCCATCCTCACTTCTTTGTTTG ttacacCTTTGGATGTCGTGAAGATCAGACTGCAAGCGCAGAAAAATCCCTTTCCCAAAG GGAAATGCTTTGTCTACTGCAATGGACTTATGGaccacatatgtgtgtgtgaaaacggAAACTCCAAGGCCTGGTACAAAGCCCCCGGTCACTTCCATGGCACACTG GATGCCTTTGTCAAGATAGTACGTAATGAAGGAATGAAGGCATTATGGAGCGGTCTACCTCCAACCCT TGTGATGGCAGTCCCAGCTACAGTGATCTACTTCACGTGCTATGACCAGCTGTGTGCAGCGCTGAGGGTCAGGATGGGAGACTGTGCTCAGGAGGCTCCTCTTCTGGCAGGAGCTATCGCTAGAG tgggtTCAGCAACGGTGATCAGCCCTCTGGAGCTGATCCGTACGAAGCTGCAGTCTCAAAAACAGTCGTACAGGGAGCTGACTGACTGCATCCGCTCTGCAGTGCAAACAGAGGGCTGGCTGTCTCTGTGGCGAGGTTTGGGGCCCACTCTCCTCCGAGACGTGCCCTTCTCAGCCATGTACTGGTACAACTATGAGAAGGGCAAGAGCTGGCTGTGTGAACACTATAAAACCAGTGAACCTACGTTTACCATTACCTTCGTATCTGGAGCGTTGTCGGGCTCT ATTGCGTCCATTGTAACATTACCTTTCGATGTCGTCAAAACGAGAAGGCAGGTGAAGCTGGGAGAGCTACAAGCAAAGAATT TGTCATGTCAGGACTCCTCCTCCACCTTCAGCGTGATGAGCAGGATTGTGGCGCAGGACGGCTTCGGTGGACTGCTTGCAG GTTTCCTCCCAAGGTTGATCAAAGTGGCCCCAGCCTGCGCCATTATGATCAGTTCTTATGAGTTTGGAAAAGCCTTTTTCCGCAAACGCAACCAGGAGAGGATACTCGGGCCACTGCAGACCAGTAACACCTGA